DNA from Microbacterium sp. BK668:
TTCACGTCGACGGCCCAGACCGTTGCCCGGGGCGATTCGAGCGCGAGAGTCAGCGCGATCGGGCCCCAGCCGGAGCCGAGGTCGAGCAGATCACCGCCGGGTGGAGCCGGAGGAGTGCTCGCCAGCAGGACGCCGGTACCCGAGTCGACGTGATCGGGGCTGAAGACCCCTCCCGCGGTCGTGACCTCCACGTCGCGGCCGGCGAGGCGGACCCGGATGCGTCGCAGGTTCTCGGGACTGGCGGGCGACGCGCTGAAGTAGTGGTCCCCCGTCATGGCGTCGAGCGTAGCGAAGAAGCGCCGGTGCGCGGGAGGGTGAGGGCGCGGGAGCGTAGAGTTTGAGGGCCTCGGCTTCGGGCGCCGCGGGCGGATGGAAGATGTCGACCATTCGACCCGAGCGCTGCGATCAGGCATCCCGGAAGGAACACATGACAGACACCACGACACCCCAGAGCACGGACGAGACCCCGGTGGACCCGGTGGACCGGGTGCTGGCGCGCGCCGACGCGCGATCTGGTGTGCGGGTCTTCGGCGCCGCACAGGCGCTGCAGGACGAGACGACGATCTCGCGGGCCGACACCGACGGCGAGCAGTGGGACCGGGAGGAGCGCGCCGCGCTGCGCCGTGTCCCGGGCCTGTCGACGGAGCTCGAGGACGTCACCGAGGTCGAGTACCGGCAGCTGCGCCTCGAGAACGTCGTCCTCGTCGGCGTGCACCCGCAGGGCGAGCAGGAGGATGCCGAGAACTCGCTCCGGGAGCTGTCCGCTCTCGCCGAGACAGCCGGAGCGGTCGTGCTCGACGGCGTCCTGCAGCGGCGTCCTCACCCCGACCCCGCGACGTACGTCGGGCGCGGCAAGGCCGAAGAGCTCCGCGACATCGTGGCTTCGGTCGGCGCCGACACCGTCATCGCCGACACCGAGCTGGCCCCCAGCCAGCGTCGCGCGCTCGAGGACGTCGTGAAGGTCAAGGTCATCGACCGCACCACCGTCATCCTCGACATCTTCAGCCAGCACGCGAAGAGCCGCGAGGGCAAGGCGCAGGTCGAGCTCGCTCAGCTCGAGTATCTCCTCCCGCGCCTGCGCGGGTGGGGTGACTCGATGAGCCGGCAGGCCGGTGGCCAGGTCGGCGCCGGTGGCGCGGGAATGGGCTCGCGCGGTCCTGGTGAGACCAAGATCGAGCTCGACCGACGACGCATCCGCACCCGCATGGCGCAGCTGCGCAAGCAGATCCGGGAGTTCGCCCCGGCGCGCGATGCCAAGAGGGCCGAGCGCAAGCGCAACACCGTCCCGTCCGTCGCCATCGCGGGGTACACCAACGCCGGCAAGTCGTCCCTCCTCAA
Protein-coding regions in this window:
- the hflX gene encoding GTPase HflX gives rise to the protein MTDTTTPQSTDETPVDPVDRVLARADARSGVRVFGAAQALQDETTISRADTDGEQWDREERAALRRVPGLSTELEDVTEVEYRQLRLENVVLVGVHPQGEQEDAENSLRELSALAETAGAVVLDGVLQRRPHPDPATYVGRGKAEELRDIVASVGADTVIADTELAPSQRRALEDVVKVKVIDRTTVILDIFSQHAKSREGKAQVELAQLEYLLPRLRGWGDSMSRQAGGQVGAGGAGMGSRGPGETKIELDRRRIRTRMAQLRKQIREFAPARDAKRAERKRNTVPSVAIAGYTNAGKSSLLNRLTRAGVLVENALFATLDATVRRSETADGRTYTLTDTVGFVRNLPHQLVEAFRSTLEEVGEADVILHVVDGSHPDPAAQLKTVRDVIGDVGARDTREIVVFNKADLLAEDERMLLRGLEPQALFVSSRTGEGIDALRAAIESALPLPEVEVRAVVPYDRGDLVSAIHETGHLVSQSHEADGTAVHAYVSPRLAAELAPFTG